The following coding sequences lie in one Sphingopyxis sp. MWB1 genomic window:
- a CDS encoding MarR family winged helix-turn-helix transcriptional regulator, producing the protein MDAIQSGNPGSDAFRVERYPFYLLNRLVSRYNIIIDARLRAIGLDIPSWRVLMILGEKSPRGARDIADAAVINLSTMTRIIQRMTAAGLVEVAKSGADTRVTLVTLAPAGRAKLAEARTAAAPVYDHLVADFSEGDFEQAIALLHRLYDNLDPLVP; encoded by the coding sequence ATGGACGCCATTCAGTCTGGAAATCCGGGATCGGACGCCTTTCGCGTCGAACGCTATCCCTTTTACCTGCTCAACCGGCTCGTCAGCCGCTATAACATCATCATCGACGCGCGGCTGCGCGCCATCGGGCTGGATATTCCGTCCTGGCGCGTGCTGATGATCCTCGGCGAAAAATCGCCGCGTGGCGCGCGCGACATTGCCGATGCCGCGGTGATCAATCTGTCGACGATGACCCGCATCATTCAGCGCATGACCGCTGCGGGGTTGGTCGAGGTTGCGAAAAGCGGGGCGGACACGCGCGTCACGCTCGTCACGCTCGCCCCGGCGGGCCGGGCCAAGCTGGCCGAAGCGCGCACGGCCGCCGCGCCGGTCTACGACCATCTTGTCGCCGATTTTTCGGAAGGCGATTTTGAACAGGCGATTGCCCTGCTCCACCGCCTCTATGACAATCTCGATCCGCTGGTGCCCTGA
- a CDS encoding bile acid:sodium symporter family protein, which produces MSYDQLMALLGDWLLPGSLVAIMASMGLSLTPDDFRQVFRNKRALIFGVCSMLVVPPLIGISLALTVAPTAALAVGFVLLATTPGGMLSNLFTDMAKGDLALSMSLTLLVSMLYIFLVPFYAHFALLHFMGLETEVRVPLGAFFWNIFSITLLPATIGFLIRMARPRLAIAAKRHLKRLATIVLFSSFGVILFDQLPVLRENLGALLWITVALNLIMVVVVTSIARFAGFSKRENIAIGVEHLMRQEGTAIFIAVSIVGNNEMSLPMIMNTPIALCFVIAFVAWARPRSARGDPVGARI; this is translated from the coding sequence GTGAGCTATGACCAACTGATGGCGCTGCTGGGTGACTGGCTGCTTCCCGGCTCGCTCGTCGCGATTATGGCTTCGATGGGCCTGTCGCTGACCCCCGATGATTTCCGCCAGGTGTTCCGCAACAAGAGGGCGTTGATTTTCGGCGTCTGCTCGATGCTTGTCGTGCCGCCGCTGATCGGCATTTCTCTTGCTCTCACCGTGGCACCGACGGCGGCGCTGGCGGTCGGCTTCGTGCTGCTCGCCACGACACCGGGCGGCATGCTCTCCAACCTGTTTACCGACATGGCGAAGGGCGATCTTGCGCTTTCCATGTCGCTGACCTTGCTGGTCAGTATGCTCTATATCTTTCTCGTCCCCTTTTACGCCCATTTCGCGTTGCTGCATTTCATGGGGCTGGAAACCGAAGTGCGCGTGCCGCTGGGCGCCTTTTTCTGGAATATTTTCTCGATCACGCTGCTGCCCGCCACCATCGGCTTCCTGATCCGTATGGCGCGGCCGCGTCTTGCCATCGCTGCCAAACGTCATCTGAAGCGGCTTGCGACCATCGTGCTGTTCAGCTCCTTTGGCGTGATCCTCTTTGACCAGCTACCTGTGCTTCGCGAAAATCTGGGAGCGCTGCTCTGGATCACCGTCGCGCTCAATCTGATCATGGTGGTGGTCGTCACCTCGATCGCCCGCTTTGCCGGTTTTTCGAAGCGCGAGAATATAGCCATCGGGGTCGAACATCTGATGCGGCAAGAAGGGACGGCCATCTTCATCGCCGTTTCCATCGTCGGCAATAATGAAATGTCGCTGCCGATGATCATGAACACGCCGATAGCGCTTTGTTTTGTCATCGCTTTTGTTGCCTGGGCCCGGCCGAGATCGGCGCGGGGGGATCCGGTGGGTGCGCGCATCTGA
- a CDS encoding DUF3830 family protein: MRLIRLIEPQSGLSARCQLLEDKAPASSAFLWDLATRKASFEAMHAIWTGPEISVPMPASTLPQGMATPAIPAENATAYPDVGDIVLAYLAAGSTKGLPPGEFYDIGLFYGPGGRLLMPFGWLQANVAARILDEDLEKAQADCRTIRRNGACTLSLETA, translated from the coding sequence ATGCGACTTATTCGACTGATCGAGCCGCAATCGGGGCTTTCGGCCCGGTGCCAGCTTCTCGAAGACAAGGCGCCCGCCTCGTCGGCTTTCCTCTGGGACCTTGCAACCCGCAAGGCCTCGTTCGAGGCGATGCACGCCATCTGGACCGGGCCCGAAATCTCGGTTCCCATGCCGGCCTCGACTTTGCCGCAAGGCATGGCGACCCCCGCCATCCCCGCGGAAAATGCGACGGCTTATCCCGATGTGGGCGATATCGTTCTCGCCTATCTTGCGGCGGGCAGCACCAAGGGACTGCCGCCGGGCGAATTTTACGACATCGGCCTTTTCTATGGGCCGGGCGGGCGCCTCCTGATGCCTTTCGGCTGGCTTCAGGCCAATGTCGCGGCGCGCATCCTTGATGAGGATCTGGAGAAGGCGCAGGCCGATTGCCGGACCATTCGCCGCAACGGCGCCTGCACCCTGTCGCTTGAAACGGCATAG
- a CDS encoding NAD(P)/FAD-dependent oxidoreductase, with the protein MLHSSFAAAEARPAITPPLWTETAAPAPRLASLKGDVETDILVIGGGIAGLTTALHLAEAGADVLLLERGQPGDGATGQSGGLVAPDYIRHSPETIRSVLGGEAGERMTRMIGRSARQTFDLIERHAIECEARQDGFYTPAHTGALVEAQRGIANQWRARGYKVGFVEGADARRRFGSDRYCGALHFEEGGSLNPLGYARGLARAAAEKGARICVETPVDALTRTGGRWVARTARGSVTARRLVLAANGGNAALHPALRRTALPLNVFQFASAPLPEAVRREILPRGGGFTDKRPYLFTARIDPAGHMVSAFPMSFLVRGAARCHREAKRRLAQHFASLNQAEINYLWHGVAWVNTSFLPEIYDLGEDALAIQACNGRGIATNTAIGIEVAAALASGDDKLLSVRPRAPVPIRFHAGATLLPQWLMTLAYLSN; encoded by the coding sequence ATGTTGCATTCCTCTTTTGCCGCCGCCGAGGCGCGGCCCGCGATTACCCCGCCGCTGTGGACCGAAACCGCCGCGCCAGCACCGCGCCTTGCCTCGCTGAAAGGCGATGTCGAAACCGATATATTGGTGATCGGCGGCGGCATTGCGGGGCTGACCACGGCGCTGCATCTGGCCGAGGCGGGGGCCGATGTGCTGCTGCTCGAACGCGGTCAGCCCGGCGACGGAGCGACCGGGCAGAGCGGCGGCCTCGTCGCGCCCGATTATATCCGCCATTCGCCGGAAACGATCCGCAGCGTGCTGGGCGGCGAAGCGGGCGAACGGATGACGCGGATGATCGGTCGGTCGGCGCGCCAGACCTTTGACCTGATCGAGCGCCACGCCATCGAATGCGAGGCGCGGCAGGACGGATTTTACACCCCGGCGCATACGGGCGCCCTGGTGGAAGCGCAGCGCGGTATCGCCAATCAATGGCGCGCGCGCGGTTACAAGGTCGGCTTTGTCGAAGGCGCCGATGCGCGCCGTCGCTTTGGTTCCGACCGATATTGCGGCGCGCTTCATTTCGAGGAGGGCGGCAGCCTCAATCCGCTCGGCTATGCGCGCGGCCTTGCGCGCGCGGCGGCGGAAAAGGGTGCGCGCATCTGTGTCGAAACCCCGGTCGATGCCCTGACGCGAACGGGCGGGCGCTGGGTCGCGCGCACCGCGCGCGGCAGTGTCACCGCACGGCGACTGGTGCTGGCGGCCAATGGCGGCAATGCCGCGCTTCACCCGGCACTGCGCCGGACCGCCCTGCCGCTTAATGTGTTCCAGTTCGCCAGCGCGCCGCTACCCGAAGCGGTGCGGCGCGAGATATTGCCGCGCGGCGGCGGCTTTACCGACAAACGCCCCTATCTTTTTACCGCGCGGATCGACCCCGCGGGTCATATGGTGTCGGCCTTTCCCATGTCCTTTCTCGTGCGCGGGGCAGCGCGCTGTCACCGCGAGGCGAAACGGCGGCTCGCGCAGCATTTTGCCAGCTTGAACCAAGCCGAGATTAATTATCTGTGGCACGGCGTCGCCTGGGTAAACACCTCTTTTCTGCCCGAAATTTACGATCTGGGAGAGGATGCGCTGGCGATACAGGCGTGCAATGGAAGGGGTATCGCCACCAACACCGCCATCGGCATCGAAGTCGCGGCGGCGCTGGCCAGCGGTGACGACAAACTATTGTCGGTTCGTCCGCGCGCGCCCGTTCCCATTCGCTTTCATGCGGGCGCGACGCTGCTGCCCCAATGGTTGATGACGCTTGCCTATCTGTCGAACTGA